DNA sequence from the Geobacter sp. AOG2 genome:
GGGAGGTAAGCATCTCTCTTCTGGACGCCCGGGCCGGCTCGCCCCCCACCGCCTCGGAGATGCTCCGCCGCCACGGCTACGAACACGGCAAGGAAGCGCTACGCCAACTCCTGCACGAGTGGGAGCGCTGGTCGGCGGAGTTTCTGGAGGGGCACCTCTCCTACCCGGTCCTCGCCTATTTTCGCTCCCAGCACGACAATCAATCATGGCTGGCGGCCCTGACCGCGATCCTGGACACCTGCGCGCTGGTCATGGCCGGCCTTGAGGGGGCTTGCGAGCGCCAGGCCGAACTGACCTTCGCCATGGCCCGCCACGCGGTCATCGACCTGTCCCTGATCTTCAGGACCGCCCCGCGGGAGTCGATCACCGACCGGCTGCCGCCGGAACGGCTGGAGGAGTTGCGCCTCCTTCTGGCCGGCAGCGGCCAGAACCTGCGGCAAGGCGAGGCCTTCGACCGGAAACTGCGGGAGCTGCGTCTTTTGTACGAGCCGTACGTCCACGAGCTTGCCGGCCACTTCCAGATCGCCCTTCCTCCCTGGATCGCCGATGAGGCGTGGGTGGACAACTGGCGGGGAGGTTTCCGGGAACGCTCGGCCAAAGAGAGGACATCGGCGCGGAAAGGCAGGGACGAGCACTTCTGAGCGTTTCGAATGGGGGGTGGATGCGATGAAGTTTTCTCAAGCGCTTTGGGCGATTATTACCGGCGGGCTGTTGCTTGCTTTTCCGGTACTCTCCTCTGCCGGCTCCGGGAAGTCGCCGGACGGTTTCCAGGGCTATGCCTTGAACCGCGCCGACGAGGACTACGGTTACCTGCGTGATCCGGCTCTGCGCGCCGACATCTGGGACCCGGTAAAATACATTCCGCTCAACCGGACCGGCTCCTGGTATCTCTCCCTGGGTGGGGAGGCGCGGGAACGCTACGAATACTTCAATCATCCCAACTGGGGCAAGGACCCGCAAGATTCCGGCTACTTCCTCCAGAGATACTTCCTGCACGGCGACCTCAGGATGGGCGAGAACATACGTTTCTTCAGCCAGTTCCAGAGCAGCCTGGAAAACGGCCGCAAAGGGGGGCCGCGGCCGGCCGACCGGGACGAATTGGACCTGCACCAGGCTTTTTTGGATCTGAAGCTCAACCTGACCGACGCGGCCTCCCTGACCTTGCGCTCCGGACGGCAGGAACTGGCCTACGGCTCACAGCGGATCATCTCGGTGCGGGAAGGGCCGAACGTGCGCCAGAGTTTCGACGGTTTCCGGCTCATGTACCGTTCGGGAGAGGTCAGGATCGACGGCTTTGCCGCCAAGCCCGTCCAGACCAAACGGCAGGTCTTCGACGACGGGCCGGACAACACCAAGGCCCTCTGGGGGGCATACGCGGTACTGCCGTTCCCTCTTCTTCCCGGGGGAAACATGGACCTGTATTATATGGGAGTCTATCGAGGCAAGGCCGGCTTCGATCAGGGGGCTGCCAGGGAAACGCGGCATTCCGTGGGGGCACGGCTCTGGCGCACAGCGGCGCCTCTCGATTACAACTTCGAAGCCCTCTACCAGTGGGGGAGTTTCGGCAC
Encoded proteins:
- a CDS encoding alginate export family protein; its protein translation is MKFSQALWAIITGGLLLAFPVLSSAGSGKSPDGFQGYALNRADEDYGYLRDPALRADIWDPVKYIPLNRTGSWYLSLGGEARERYEYFNHPNWGKDPQDSGYFLQRYFLHGDLRMGENIRFFSQFQSSLENGRKGGPRPADRDELDLHQAFLDLKLNLTDAASLTLRSGRQELAYGSQRIISVREGPNVRQSFDGFRLMYRSGEVRIDGFAAKPVQTKRQVFDDGPDNTKALWGAYAVLPFPLLPGGNMDLYYMGVYRGKAGFDQGAARETRHSVGARLWRTAAPLDYNFEALYQWGSFGTGTIQAWTVASDTGYTVSSLPLRPRFGLRADIASGDDDPASHDLQTFNPLFPKGAYFSEAGLIGPANFIDLNPCIDLHPADHLTLIFDWDFFWRESTHDGLYNNAVALVRSGRTSDAGYIGSMSQGQLLWSIDRHLSFAVIYGHFFAGRFIKESGPGEDVDYLSTWLTYKF
- a CDS encoding potassium channel family protein, with protein sequence MTIIAIITGIALILLVLWEGFETIVLPRRVTRRFRLTRFFYRSSWRPWVRMVTLLIPPRRQETWLSYFGPLSLLLLLSFWAFGLICGFALIHWALGSAVVARDGASGFLTDLYLSGTTFFTLGLGDVIPRTSLAHILVVVESGMGFAFLALVIGYLPALNQSFARREVSISLLDARAGSPPTASEMLRRHGYEHGKEALRQLLHEWERWSAEFLEGHLSYPVLAYFRSQHDNQSWLAALTAILDTCALVMAGLEGACERQAELTFAMARHAVIDLSLIFRTAPRESITDRLPPERLEELRLLLAGSGQNLRQGEAFDRKLRELRLLYEPYVHELAGHFQIALPPWIADEAWVDNWRGGFRERSAKERTSARKGRDEHF